A stretch of the Geovibrio thiophilus genome encodes the following:
- a CDS encoding DUF554 domain-containing protein codes for MITGTVVNSAAIIAGSVAGLAFGKRLGESVKDSVVKVVGLAVAVLGIKMAFEDHDFFPVIVSLVIGTVIGELLNIEGRLEQLGETLRKAIKSKSENFVNGFVTASVIYCVGSFAILGSIKDGLMNDPSLLYVKSLLDGIISVILASTLGIGVIFSAASVFIYQGILSLLAFNLRFLLSEPMYVSAISVTGGVIILSIGIGLSGIARFRTANMLPAIFITPVYDYLTLILS; via the coding sequence GTGATAACCGGAACAGTGGTAAACAGTGCGGCGATTATCGCCGGAAGTGTGGCTGGGCTTGCCTTCGGCAAAAGGCTCGGCGAATCGGTTAAGGACTCGGTCGTAAAGGTTGTGGGGCTTGCCGTGGCAGTGCTCGGCATAAAGATGGCGTTTGAGGATCACGATTTTTTCCCCGTGATAGTCTCTCTTGTTATCGGAACGGTGATAGGGGAGCTTCTCAATATTGAAGGCAGGCTTGAGCAGCTTGGGGAAACACTGAGAAAAGCGATCAAGAGCAAGTCGGAGAACTTTGTGAACGGCTTTGTGACCGCATCAGTGATCTACTGTGTGGGCTCCTTCGCCATACTCGGCAGCATAAAGGACGGGCTTATGAACGATCCGAGCCTTTTGTATGTAAAAAGCCTTCTGGACGGCATAATATCGGTTATCCTCGCCTCCACGCTGGGGATAGGCGTAATTTTTTCCGCTGCCAGCGTTTTTATTTATCAGGGAATATTAAGCCTTCTGGCGTTTAATTTAAGATTTCTTCTCAGTGAACCCATGTACGTGAGCGCGATCTCCGTCACAGGCGGGGTCATTATTCTCAGCATAGGCATAGGGCTTTCCGGCATTGCCCGTTTCCGTACGGCGAATATGCTTCCTGCTATTTTTATCACTCCAGTTTACGATTATCTGACTTT